In Planctomycetota bacterium, the following proteins share a genomic window:
- a CDS encoding endo-1,4-beta-xylanase, with the protein MNRDEILKGAEARIQEHRTAEASLRFVDAAGEALAGVEAEVWLARHEFKLGANAFRIGAIEDAALQRAYYERFAGLLNYATLPFYWGGYEPQQGATQEARLDVMAAWCRDNHITPKGHPLVWHEVFPKWAEALPDADVLKRQEERVRHIVSHFQGRIDLWDVVNEATVSARFDNAVGRWMKARGAAACVADALRWADAANPKATLLYNDFNVSPDFEKLMQALLDAKAPVKTIGIQSHMHKGVWPIERLWSVCDTYARFGLPLHFTEATVLSGELKKDDDWHKRRDDWHSTPDGEKAQLEYGQQFYAVLFSHPAVEAITWWDFSDNGSWQGAPAGLVRKDMSPKPLYDWLMEAFHRRWATKARVTAGASGAATLRCFFGEHEVRAKLPSGAGLKGRFTLARRGERAVEVALG; encoded by the coding sequence ATGAACCGGGACGAAATCCTCAAGGGGGCCGAGGCGCGCATTCAGGAGCACCGGACGGCGGAGGCGTCGCTGCGCTTTGTGGACGCGGCGGGCGAGGCGCTGGCGGGCGTGGAGGCCGAGGTGTGGCTCGCCCGCCACGAGTTCAAGCTCGGCGCCAACGCCTTCCGCATCGGGGCCATCGAGGACGCGGCGCTCCAGCGCGCCTACTACGAGCGCTTCGCCGGACTGCTCAACTACGCCACCCTGCCCTTCTACTGGGGCGGCTACGAGCCGCAGCAAGGCGCGACCCAGGAAGCCCGCCTCGACGTGATGGCGGCCTGGTGCCGCGACAATCACATCACCCCCAAAGGCCACCCGCTCGTCTGGCACGAGGTCTTCCCCAAGTGGGCCGAGGCCCTGCCCGACGCCGACGTGCTGAAGCGCCAGGAAGAGCGCGTCAGGCATATCGTCTCGCACTTCCAGGGGCGGATTGACCTCTGGGACGTGGTGAACGAGGCGACCGTGAGCGCGCGCTTCGACAACGCGGTGGGCCGCTGGATGAAGGCCCGCGGCGCCGCCGCCTGCGTGGCCGACGCCCTCCGCTGGGCCGATGCCGCGAACCCCAAGGCTACGCTGCTGTACAACGACTTCAACGTCTCGCCCGACTTCGAGAAGCTGATGCAGGCGCTCCTCGACGCGAAGGCCCCTGTCAAGACGATTGGCATCCAGAGCCACATGCACAAGGGCGTCTGGCCCATCGAGCGCCTCTGGAGCGTGTGCGACACCTACGCCCGCTTCGGCCTTCCGCTCCACTTCACCGAGGCCACCGTTCTCTCGGGCGAGCTCAAGAAAGATGATGACTGGCACAAGCGCCGCGACGACTGGCACTCGACGCCCGATGGCGAGAAGGCCCAACTGGAGTACGGCCAGCAATTCTACGCCGTCCTCTTCAGCCACCCCGCCGTCGAGGCGATCACGTGGTGGGACTTCTCGGACAACGGCAGTTGGCAGGGCGCCCCCGCAGGCCTGGTGCGCAAGGACATGTCGCCCAAGCCGCTCTATGATTGGCTGATGGAGGCGTTCCACAGGCGGTGGGCGACGAAGGCCCGAGTCACGGCAGGCGCGTCAGGTGCCGCCACGCTCCGCTGCTTCTTCGGCGAGCACGAGGTCCGCGCCAAGCTCCCGTCCGGCGCCGGGCTGAAGGGCCGCTTCACCCTCGCCCGCCGCGGCGAGCGCGCGGTGGAAGTCGCGCTCGGCTGA
- a CDS encoding NPCBM/NEW2 domain-containing protein — protein sequence MKPLAWHCVLAVLAAGAAAAGEPADAKRSVEDLVLGNDHLKLCFRSEGGQPRLFRIENILAGNRALPVKADDICVASEGRAPLRLADFAYKRLDSKRQGVETRHSLVYENQGEGIQLQVVYSIGTAPFLRRHIELSAPHALPIRQVDAWSIGVEGKASSQGFGQPVLLEDTFWGLEFPGGHNSFANGTVKLTHYPGRTADRFVSKTAVLGVAEPGRVAQRFQDYIASIQATPKEQRLFVNYNTWWTLMPPTEKNCVELIRLFKEKLFDPHGESFDTFTIDDGWDKKETLWDIVPERFPNGFGPLVEPLKAMKANLGLWLSPSSGYSHAPHLAKLGYEHNSNPWYCCQSGAKYRRDIAARVTALAKQYDLAFYKFDGFCPSCEAKDHGHLPGPYAQEANIDAFIELMTAAKQAKPGIFLDPTCGMWLSPWWLLYCDSIWGNVSGDYPDVIVPAPIVRDSATTTRDAVFRQRVREHPGYPPSAIEHLGIIVITPEKWEDNAIAVVGRGCRLLTLYINPKFFTSPSRPAAPRGDAEPGRTAAAGRDDWAFLASVLKWTRHNAATLGHTALIGGDPFKREWYGYAHFAANRGIICLRNPFIEPQKVRLKLDESVGWPREAVAGPLVAATVYPRHEVLKTGLSHGSALDLTLQGYETLLIQLTQAPPFAAAGEGPQAPACKVEGTGLALQAEEIAGKCIAVVPDGAKATMHLLADPRGGVGVVECAALVRDKSVPVRVVRSGADQAHSKHSWTWFEFDLPAGKSDVAVTIKAANGGGLGRCEAGWWLWAEHPLAKGESPKPREPLPLPIGQNSQREIITIQAAKVFTAPRVWPKADAPTAWLDELPPDDVTLGWGKLQTNQSVWEKPMIIAGRKFARGLGTHAESRIVYYLTGGRFRSFRCLVGRDEHAQEGTIVFQVKLDGKKLFDSGPMTKASAAKQVEVDVSRGTTLELLTLDGGDGISGDHGDWAEAQLLR from the coding sequence ATGAAGCCACTCGCATGGCACTGCGTCCTCGCGGTGCTGGCTGCCGGCGCCGCAGCGGCCGGCGAGCCGGCGGACGCGAAGCGCAGCGTCGAGGACCTTGTGCTCGGCAACGATCACCTCAAGCTCTGCTTCCGCTCTGAAGGCGGGCAACCGCGTCTGTTCCGGATCGAGAACATCCTCGCAGGGAATCGCGCGCTCCCCGTCAAGGCGGACGATATCTGCGTGGCCAGCGAGGGGCGGGCGCCACTTCGCCTGGCAGACTTCGCCTACAAACGACTCGATAGCAAGCGCCAGGGCGTTGAGACGCGGCATTCACTCGTCTACGAGAACCAGGGGGAGGGCATCCAGCTACAGGTCGTCTACTCCATTGGCACGGCGCCCTTCCTCCGCCGACATATCGAGCTTTCTGCACCCCACGCGCTCCCGATCCGCCAGGTAGATGCGTGGAGCATCGGCGTCGAAGGGAAGGCATCCAGTCAGGGCTTTGGGCAACCGGTGCTGCTCGAAGATACGTTCTGGGGCCTCGAGTTCCCGGGCGGCCACAACAGCTTCGCCAATGGCACGGTGAAGCTCACGCACTACCCCGGCCGCACGGCCGACCGCTTCGTGAGCAAGACCGCCGTCCTCGGCGTCGCCGAGCCAGGCCGCGTGGCGCAACGCTTCCAGGACTACATCGCCTCCATCCAGGCCACACCGAAGGAGCAAAGGCTCTTCGTGAACTACAACACCTGGTGGACGCTGATGCCGCCGACCGAGAAGAATTGCGTGGAGCTGATCAGGCTCTTCAAGGAGAAACTCTTCGACCCCCACGGCGAGTCGTTCGACACCTTCACGATCGACGACGGCTGGGACAAGAAGGAGACGCTCTGGGACATCGTGCCCGAGCGATTCCCCAACGGCTTCGGGCCACTCGTCGAGCCGCTGAAGGCGATGAAGGCGAACCTCGGCCTCTGGCTCTCGCCATCGTCGGGCTACAGCCACGCGCCCCACCTGGCCAAGCTCGGCTACGAGCACAACTCCAATCCCTGGTACTGCTGCCAGAGCGGCGCGAAGTACCGCCGCGACATCGCCGCGCGCGTCACCGCCCTCGCCAAGCAGTACGACCTGGCCTTCTACAAGTTCGACGGCTTCTGCCCGAGCTGCGAGGCGAAGGACCACGGCCACCTGCCCGGCCCCTACGCCCAGGAGGCCAACATTGACGCCTTCATCGAGCTGATGACCGCGGCGAAGCAAGCCAAGCCGGGCATCTTCCTCGACCCCACCTGCGGCATGTGGCTCAGCCCCTGGTGGCTCCTCTACTGCGATTCCATCTGGGGGAACGTGTCGGGTGACTACCCCGACGTAATCGTCCCCGCGCCCATCGTCCGCGACAGCGCGACAACGACCCGCGACGCCGTCTTCCGCCAGCGGGTCCGCGAGCACCCAGGCTATCCGCCCTCCGCCATCGAGCATCTCGGCATCATCGTCATCACGCCCGAGAAGTGGGAGGACAACGCCATCGCGGTCGTCGGCCGCGGATGCCGGCTCCTCACCCTCTACATCAACCCCAAGTTCTTCACCTCCCCCTCTCGTCCCGCCGCTCCGCGGGGGGACGCGGAGCCCGGCCGCACCGCGGCCGCTGGCAGGGACGATTGGGCCTTCCTCGCCTCGGTGCTCAAGTGGACCCGCCACAACGCGGCCACGCTCGGGCACACGGCCCTAATCGGCGGCGACCCCTTTAAGCGCGAGTGGTACGGCTACGCCCACTTCGCCGCCAACCGCGGCATCATCTGTTTGAGGAACCCGTTCATAGAGCCACAGAAGGTTCGCCTCAAGCTCGACGAATCGGTTGGCTGGCCTCGCGAGGCGGTCGCCGGCCCGCTTGTGGCGGCCACAGTCTACCCCCGCCACGAGGTGCTGAAGACGGGGCTGTCGCATGGCAGCGCCCTCGACCTCACGCTTCAGGGCTATGAGACGCTGCTCATCCAGCTCACGCAAGCCCCGCCATTCGCTGCGGCCGGCGAAGGTCCGCAGGCGCCTGCCTGCAAGGTCGAGGGCACCGGCCTGGCCCTTCAGGCGGAGGAAATCGCGGGCAAGTGCATAGCGGTGGTGCCCGATGGGGCAAAGGCCACGATGCACCTCCTCGCCGACCCGCGTGGCGGCGTGGGCGTCGTCGAGTGCGCTGCGCTTGTCCGTGACAAGTCCGTGCCTGTCCGTGTGGTTCGCTCGGGGGCCGACCAAGCCCACTCGAAACACTCCTGGACCTGGTTCGAGTTCGACCTGCCCGCGGGCAAGAGCGATGTGGCGGTCACCATCAAGGCCGCTAACGGCGGGGGTCTTGGCCGCTGCGAAGCGGGCTGGTGGCTCTGGGCCGAGCACCCGCTGGCAAAGGGCGAGTCGCCGAAGCCGCGCGAGCCGCTCCCGCTGCCGATTGGCCAGAACAGCCAGCGCGAGATCATCACGATCCAGGCGGCAAAGGTCTTCACGGCGCCGCGCGTGTGGCCGAAGGCCGATGCGCCGACCGCCTGGCTCGACGAGCTTCCGCCCGACGATGTGACGCTCGGCTGGGGCAAGCTCCAGACCAATCAGAGCGTGTGGGAGAAGCCGATGATCATCGCGGGCCGCAAGTTCGCCCGCGGCCTCGGCACCCATGCCGAGAGCCGCATCGTCTACTATCTGACCGGGGGAAGATTCAGGTCCTTCCGCTGCCTCGTCGGCCGCGACGAGCACGCCCAGGAGGGCACCATCGTCTTCCAGGTGAAACTCGACGGCAAGAAGCTCTTCGACAGCGGCCCGATGACCAAGGCATCCGCCGCCAAACAGGTCGAGGTGGACGTCTCGCGTGGCACGACGCTTGAGCTTCTGACCCTCGACGGCGGCGACGGCATCAGCGGCGACCACGGCGACTGGGCCGAGGCGCAGTTGCTTCGATAA
- a CDS encoding reverse transcriptase family protein: MNILWVVFGVIALWVLLRFLAGLASPRRYGDGPGAEVPRGRQRLRATAAHRPQLLAENGLPNLASRDDLAQALGIPRGALDWLTFPDAAKEPPHYSAFAVPKRSGGYRVLYAPKPRLKAAQQWIRREILAKTHASESAHGFVETRSILTNAAPHAGRDIVLTLDLDNFFPSVTYRRVRGIFQSLGYGEEMAIPLALLCTVRPAEKVREFVGGQRHRMLPQGAPTSPALANLACRHLDARLDGLAAKFGCVYTRYADDLTFSGDEAFARSLKRFLPLVHQIVSNEGFKLKKGKTHYARRGARQEVTGLVVNDGPRVPRAYRRRLRAILHNARKTGLEAQNRGKHPHFAHALRGRIEFIRSTHPQLASQLLAELKALG, from the coding sequence ATGAACATCCTCTGGGTCGTCTTCGGCGTCATCGCTCTGTGGGTTCTGCTCCGCTTCCTGGCGGGGCTTGCCTCGCCGCGGCGCTACGGCGATGGGCCAGGTGCGGAGGTCCCCCGGGGGCGCCAGCGGCTACGCGCCACGGCGGCCCATCGCCCGCAACTGCTCGCGGAGAACGGCCTGCCGAACCTTGCCAGCCGCGATGACCTGGCCCAGGCGCTCGGCATCCCTCGCGGCGCCCTCGACTGGCTCACGTTCCCCGACGCGGCGAAAGAGCCGCCCCACTACTCCGCCTTCGCCGTGCCCAAGCGCTCGGGCGGCTACCGCGTGCTCTACGCGCCCAAGCCCAGGCTCAAGGCCGCGCAGCAGTGGATTCGCCGCGAGATTCTGGCGAAGACCCACGCCAGCGAGAGCGCCCACGGCTTCGTCGAGACCCGCTCGATCCTCACCAACGCCGCGCCCCACGCGGGCAGGGACATCGTGCTCACGCTCGACCTGGACAACTTCTTCCCGTCCGTCACCTATCGGCGCGTGCGCGGCATCTTCCAGTCGCTCGGCTACGGCGAGGAGATGGCGATTCCGCTGGCGCTGCTGTGCACGGTGAGGCCGGCGGAGAAGGTACGCGAGTTCGTCGGCGGCCAGCGGCACCGCATGCTCCCCCAGGGCGCGCCCACCAGCCCCGCCCTGGCCAACCTCGCCTGTCGCCACCTGGACGCCCGGCTGGACGGCTTGGCCGCGAAGTTCGGTTGCGTTTACACCCGCTATGCCGACGACCTGACCTTCAGCGGCGACGAGGCATTCGCGCGCTCCCTCAAGCGCTTCCTCCCCCTGGTTCACCAGATCGTCAGCAACGAGGGCTTCAAGCTCAAGAAGGGCAAGACCCACTACGCCCGCCGCGGCGCACGCCAGGAGGTCACGGGCCTCGTCGTCAACGACGGCCCGCGCGTGCCGCGGGCCTATCGGCGGAGGCTCCGCGCCATTCTCCACAACGCCCGCAAGACCGGCCTGGAGGCCCAGAACCGCGGCAAGCACCCCCACTTCGCCCACGCCCTCCGCGGCCGCATCGAGTTCATTCGCTCCACCCACCCCCAACTGGCCAGCCAACTGCTCGCCGAACTGAAGGCCCTTGGATGA
- a CDS encoding Gfo/Idh/MocA family oxidoreductase, translating to MIRIGIVGSDNSHAIALSQLCNLNDTPEQKAIRGAKVVALFGLVPERNEEVAAAGRIPTIVRKPTDMIGMVDAVFVVFRHGGLHLRYVKPFLQARIPAFVDKPLACSAADAKRILALANRNRVLLTSYSTIRWAKGTQELIGKCAELGGVRSGVFGCPSDPTSEYGGIHFYAIHAVETMQQVMGTGVTEVAARQSGKNTVAAVSYGDGRTATLHLLADSKHGFYATAFCKEGVAGGALDISDCYSAGLTRILRMLRTGKRPLTDQQMLEPIRVLDAIVNSAATGETVRLGKVKA from the coding sequence GTGATTCGCATCGGCATCGTGGGGTCCGACAATTCGCACGCCATCGCGCTGTCGCAACTGTGCAACCTGAACGACACGCCCGAGCAGAAGGCCATCCGCGGGGCGAAGGTGGTTGCGCTCTTCGGCCTCGTGCCGGAGCGCAATGAGGAGGTGGCTGCCGCGGGCCGGATCCCCACGATCGTGAGGAAGCCGACCGACATGATCGGCATGGTAGATGCCGTCTTCGTGGTCTTCCGCCACGGCGGGCTGCATCTCCGCTACGTCAAGCCGTTCCTCCAGGCGCGCATTCCCGCGTTCGTAGATAAGCCGCTCGCCTGCTCGGCCGCCGATGCGAAACGGATTCTGGCGCTCGCCAATCGCAACAGGGTGCTCTTGACCTCGTACTCGACCATTCGCTGGGCGAAGGGGACGCAGGAACTGATTGGCAAGTGCGCCGAGCTGGGCGGCGTCCGCAGCGGCGTCTTCGGTTGCCCCTCGGACCCCACGAGCGAGTACGGCGGCATCCATTTCTACGCCATCCACGCGGTCGAGACGATGCAGCAGGTCATGGGCACGGGGGTCACGGAAGTCGCGGCGCGTCAGAGCGGCAAGAACACCGTCGCCGCCGTGTCCTACGGCGACGGGCGGACGGCTACGCTGCACCTGCTGGCGGACTCGAAGCACGGCTTCTATGCCACGGCCTTCTGCAAGGAGGGCGTGGCCGGCGGGGCGCTGGACATCTCGGACTGCTATAGCGCCGGCCTCACGCGCATCCTGCGGATGCTCCGTACCGGCAAGCGTCCCCTCACCGACCAGCAGATGCTCGAACCCATCCGAGTCCTCGACGCCATCGTCAACTCTGCCGCCACCGGCGAGACCGTCCGTCTGGGCAAGGTGAAGGCTTGA